A genome region from Methylicorpusculum oleiharenae includes the following:
- a CDS encoding TerD family protein, protein MALSLVKGGNINLSKADNSLKNIIVGIGWDVRESDQETFDVDLSMLMVGENEKARNERDLVYYHKEHQKSPCGSINHSGDNRTGQGDGDDEAINVFLDKVPKDVQKLIIFVSIYDAEKLKQNFGQVFNAYVRVVNEETNEELTRYDLSEEEDTATYTSLIFGEIYRYQGDWKFKAIGRGIKGGLREFSRMHGLDA, encoded by the coding sequence ATGGCATTAAGTTTAGTCAAGGGCGGAAATATCAATCTGTCAAAAGCAGACAATTCATTAAAGAACATCATCGTGGGAATTGGTTGGGATGTTAGAGAAAGCGACCAAGAAACATTTGACGTGGACCTGTCGATGTTGATGGTGGGAGAAAACGAAAAAGCACGAAATGAACGAGACTTGGTGTATTACCACAAGGAGCATCAAAAATCACCTTGTGGATCAATCAACCACAGCGGGGACAACAGAACGGGTCAAGGCGATGGTGACGATGAAGCTATTAATGTGTTTTTAGATAAGGTGCCTAAAGATGTACAGAAACTAATCATATTTGTGTCGATATATGATGCTGAAAAACTGAAACAAAACTTCGGGCAAGTGTTTAACGCTTACGTTCGGGTCGTAAATGAAGAAACCAATGAAGAATTAACGCGATATGACTTGAGTGAAGAGGAAGATACCGCAACCTATACATCGCTGATATTCGGCGAAATATATCGTTATCAAGGTGATTGGAAATTTAAAGCAATCGGTCGAGGCATCAAGGGCGGCTTGCGCGAGTTCTCAAGGATGCATGGTCTAGATGCATGA
- a CDS encoding DUF475 domain-containing protein, which produces MRSFYGTHAILVASLLIVLVFSGIKAAFLVLVLAVLEISLSVDNAVVNAGVLKNMEEIWQQRFLTWGMVIAVFGMRLLFPVMVVALATGMSANDVVLLALNSPDQYALYLHEAHPMIAALGGTFLMMVGLSFLLDDSRDVLWVGSIEKRLQSLGKIDAVNTTITLGTLLSATAIVPGEMKMSVLTGGIWGIFLFGFVSSLDSLFAVSDEQVSMSETVKKGGLIGFLYLELLDASFSFDGVIGAFAISKEVQIIMIGLGIGALYVRSLTIYLVNKGILDEYIYLEHGAHYAILALAILMLGSIVKVIPEVITGVTGALVIGLSLWSSIYHNKQKALLAPTESPKERYPSINKNS; this is translated from the coding sequence ATGCGCAGCTTCTATGGAACCCACGCCATCTTGGTGGCGAGTTTGTTGATTGTCCTGGTATTCAGTGGAATCAAAGCCGCTTTTTTAGTACTGGTACTTGCTGTACTAGAAATAAGCCTATCGGTTGACAATGCTGTCGTTAATGCAGGCGTTCTGAAGAACATGGAAGAAATTTGGCAACAACGGTTTTTGACATGGGGAATGGTGATTGCAGTCTTTGGAATGCGGTTGCTATTTCCAGTGATGGTTGTCGCCCTTGCGACAGGCATGTCTGCGAATGATGTCGTCCTGCTGGCACTGAATTCACCTGATCAATATGCCCTATATCTACATGAGGCTCACCCCATGATTGCGGCACTGGGCGGGACGTTTCTAATGATGGTCGGATTATCATTCCTGCTTGATGATTCCCGTGACGTATTGTGGGTTGGATCCATTGAAAAACGGCTGCAATCGCTGGGAAAAATTGACGCAGTAAACACGACTATAACCTTAGGTACTTTGCTGAGTGCTACGGCAATAGTGCCTGGCGAAATGAAGATGTCGGTACTTACCGGTGGAATTTGGGGAATATTCCTGTTTGGATTTGTCAGCAGCCTAGATAGCTTGTTTGCTGTCTCAGATGAACAAGTATCTATGAGCGAGACCGTTAAAAAAGGAGGTCTTATTGGATTCTTGTACCTGGAGTTACTGGATGCCTCGTTCTCATTCGATGGGGTAATAGGTGCCTTTGCAATCTCTAAAGAAGTACAGATCATTATGATTGGATTAGGGATTGGTGCTTTATACGTTAGATCACTGACGATTTATTTGGTTAATAAAGGGATTCTGGACGAATACATCTATCTCGAACACGGGGCTCACTATGCGATTCTTGCGCTGGCGATACTTATGCTGGGAAGCATCGTTAAAGTAATACCTGAAGTGATAACAGGGGTTACGGGAGCCCTTGTAATAGGGTTATCGCTTTGGTCATCAATCTATCACAACAAGCAGAAAGCTTTGTTGGCTCCAACTGAATCGCCCAAAGAGCGATACCCAAGTATCAACAAAAATTCTTAA
- the traA gene encoding TraA family conjugative transfer protein, producing MNKLKALFTSKLFLAIFVAAAVALAPEAMAGTGGSEFDDIYTLLVGWTQGTLGKIIALGMFMVGLSAGIVNQSIVSVVIGIGGALALYYGPNVINGVVAALV from the coding sequence ATGAACAAATTGAAAGCACTGTTTACATCTAAACTATTCTTGGCCATTTTTGTTGCTGCTGCTGTCGCGCTTGCTCCTGAAGCAATGGCCGGTACCGGTGGTAGTGAGTTCGACGACATCTACACACTGTTGGTTGGCTGGACTCAAGGTACTTTGGGAAAAATCATTGCCTTGGGCATGTTTATGGTGGGTTTGTCTGCCGGCATCGTCAACCAATCTATCGTATCTGTTGTTATCGGCATCGGTGGTGCGTTGGCTCTGTACTACGGTCCAAACGTCATCAACGGTGTTGTTGCCGCTCTGGTGTAA
- a CDS encoding site-specific integrase — translation MKTSSESPFKQNYQTHLKHLKLKGLQPKTIEAYARAIRRVGEYFDEQIENLSEAQLTDYFTDLLASHSWSSAKLDLYGLKFYYTHVLRKPWVAPGLIKPPRAQRLPDIVTVEEARQLFSATRTLSY, via the coding sequence ATGAAAACATCTTCCGAATCCCCTTTCAAGCAAAACTATCAAACCCATCTTAAACACCTTAAACTCAAAGGGCTCCAGCCAAAGACGATAGAGGCTTACGCCCGTGCTATTCGCCGCGTCGGCGAGTATTTCGACGAACAGATTGAGAACCTGTCCGAAGCGCAGTTGACCGATTATTTCACCGATTTGCTGGCGTCTCATTCCTGGAGTTCGGCCAAACTCGATCTGTATGGCCTTAAATTCTATTATACCCATGTGCTGCGTAAACCCTGGGTCGCTCCCGGTCTGATCAAACCGCCCAGAGCCCAACGTTTGCCGGACATCGTGACCGTGGAAGAGGCGCGGCAGCTTTTCTCGGCCACTCGTACGCTCAGTTACTGA